AATATATCTTCAAAGATTTTCGTTTATCGGTTTATTTCTCTAGACTAACCATTCAACAACATATTCTTAAGACATGTACGTAGGCTAAGTGTATCTTAAAATCAATCTACATGTTGGATCGGTATCAAATCCCTCGAAGAACACAGCAAAAGAGATTGAGAGTACAGCGTTTGGCACAGATATAGCCGGAGATTCAGTTTTGGGTCAGTGTAAGCTGCGTGCGATAGGTGAAGTCAAATCAAATCAGATCAGATAGCGGAGAACATTGCTCCCTCAGTGATGGTAGTAGGCATGGGGGTCCACGGGAGCAGGAGCCGGATAGTGGGCATAGGGACTGTGGGCCAGGGCGGGATAGGCGGCATGGAAGTGGGCGGAGGGCAGGACAGGAGCAGCCACTGGCACAGGCACTGGtgctggagctggagctggagcaGGTCCAGGATGCGGAGCACCCCGGTGAAGAGGACCCAGGGCCAGCGGATACGAGAGCAGGGGAGCCTTGGGCACCGGCGGAAGTGGAGGAGCCGGAGCCGGACCATAACCAAGATGAGCTGGCGCTGGAGCGGGTGCAGGTGCGATGACAGGGGCCAGGTGGGCAGGTGCCTTGTAGGCCAGTGGCTCCTTGCGAACCACCGCATTGAAACCGTGATGCGGATCAGCCGTGTAGTCAACGGTGCGCTTGGTTCCATCGGGATCCACCACCGAGTAGCTGCCCTTCACCACATCGCCGTGACGCGTCTCGTGCTGCGACTTTAGGTCACCGGTATACCCGTCCTGAATGTCATATCCAAAGGAGTATTTCGGCTCGGGGTCGTAGGGTTCGGGAGCTGCGGGCTTGGGTGCCACATAAGGTCCGGGCAGGGGGCCATTTGGCGGGCCATAGCCTCCATAATGGTGTAGAGGTCCAGGACCAGCGGGACCACCATAGTATGGTCCAGGTCCAATCACGCCCGCATAGGCGATGCCGAGCACGGCGCTCAGCAGGgaaatctataaaaagtatacatttttaataagaaTATCCAATTACAGTATTCGAGTAAGCAGAAGTGTTCTAtaactaataatatttttggaaCAAGGTAAAGTGTTAACTTAAATCTTTATTCCTCATCTGGTGATTTTTAAACCAAGCAAATGTCTGTTTTTAAAAACGTATTATTTTGTAATCGCTTTAAAAACTTGACTGGAATTcaacaattataaataatttactATTTTTAGGGGTCTGTTTTATCACACCAGAACTGTTTGGATTCATTTGAATTTAATGAAGTGAAATTTCTTTAAGTAAGCTTTATTAGTATTACACTAATAAGTTTCACtcttttcaaaaaatttaatttaaatgtaggATATGCTAATGTAACATTATTCCATTCCAAATTACGTGTTTCTTAAAGCAGTCAATTGTCCGTGTCAATGCCGTTGCCTTTAGAAACTTATGTTCATAAATTGAATTTctttaatattgatttttttaacattCTGTTTGATTTCAACAAATCgttcaattaaatttgaatcGATCACCTCCTCAAATAAACTTTAACTTaattcataaaattaaaagtcCCGAAACGACTGGTTTTCTTCACACCTTCAGCATATCGATGTCCTTGCACGGGTATCCTTTCCACTCGCTCACAGTTGTCACAGGCTCAGCACACACCACTTAAAGAGTGGCCGGAGTAGCACTTTGAATTCGACGACGATCGCGCTAGGAGAAGTAACCAAAACTGCAAGCGTTGGCTGGGAGTTCTGGCCATTTATACTGCCAACCGGCGGCAAATGTCGCCTGCTTCACATGGCGCAGCCGCGGCAATAAACTAATTTCAGATCAAGAGAGACCCGGCCAGAGTCTTCGGTTTAGGCCAGCGATCAAGCACATGGTGCAGACGAGATGTTGTGGACCCACGGGGTCGGGGGTTGACTCTTGCCCACCTGGCGGCAAATCGTGTGCCTGGCTTCAACTTTGGCGCAGTTATCGTGTCGACTTAGAAAGGTTATTCTTCcgctaaaccatttaaagggACCCCAGATCCAAGCTTTGCCCTTTCACTTTTGCGGCGTTTACGATTCGCTTTTCGATCCCCATACCCACTTGGACACCGACTTTTTGGCAATTATGTGAGAATTTATTTGGCCGCACACAATTGAAATGTTAAATTAACATCGGCTGGATGTTAGGACCTGCTGCATTCGGATTCGAGTTCGGATTCGATCGCCGCGTAATTAGCTGAGAAGAACAAGCTGCACAAAGCGGCGGCGGTTCCATATGAAATGGCAGTTGCTGCGCATGCGCAAAAGGTCAGGCGGTCCACAATTGAATTAAGAGTGCCTGGAGCGGACCAGAAAGCCAGGGGCTCACCGTCGGAGGGGGCGAGAACGGGGGCAGCCAGCCGCCACAGCCGCCTAATAAAGCGAAAGGTCAACGCGCCGCTGTCGGCACATTAGTCTGGCCCACAGACTGGCCAAAAAAACACTCACGGTCTAAGCAAATAATGTCATTAATAATACCCTTCAAAGAGTGGCATGACGACTGTATAAGATTGGATTTGCAATATCCTTAAGGATAACATATGAATAAGTTAAGACTGATCTTAACTTGAAATGTCTATACCATGGTAAGGACTTATAATTATGGTTGCATAGCAaggattattaaaaattaacgaCTGTCactatttatttcatttagataattgtatatttttttaatacttgCAATTATAGTTGAATGGCAAGGATTATTAAACATTACAATTTTCTTACccattcttttttaaattacgtgattgtatattttttgcaaTAATTGTATATTTCATATCAGAATTAAACGGGTTTTTAATTGATAAATTTTGCTGAGAATTTATTTTGACCCGCAATATTTGTATTAGTCCCACCAATATTCTTAAGAAATGTTTTAAACCAATTCCATTGTCCAAAAAATACCCTTTCAATTTCCAACTCCATCCAAGTGTCTGCGACAATTCCTCTGTTTACCGTTTTGTGTGCTTAATTTATGGCTGCAAATTTGTATCTGGCATCTGGAAAACCATTGACAGCTGCATGCATTGTTTTACCCTTGTTGTTACCATCGAGTCTGTTTATGCGACAACTAAGTATAACAAAGAATCAAAGTCGTGCCAACTGCAATTCCAGTCGATGTCATCCGTTTTAACTATTTTTAGCCAGAAGATCAAAGCAATTGATCAACTAGAATGTCAGGCTAATGCAACATAGTTCCATAGTTGAAGAACAAATAGGAAATCCAACCACTAATTGATAATCAAAAGAGAACAGAATATATTTAAGGTATTTTAATGACATATCtgaaattgttaaaaataaaaacttcgCGATAGATGTGACATCTCCTGGTCATATTTTCCCGGTTACAGGGCTCACAGCTGGCAATATATCTTGAATATTAAAGGCCCATCCAGCTGTTTTGCCTGGCGAAACATGTTGTTTAAAGCGGCTAAAGAGAAATTTATTGCTATTTCTACAGTAGTTTCATTAACGCTTCTGGTCAGTTCCCAAAGAGAGTTGGAAATAGCCAGTCGGTCCAAAAAATTCCAGTCACAAAAAATGGATTTTAGTGAGGTTCTGGATAAGTGTGGAAACTATGGGAGGTTTCAAGTGGTGATCCTTTTACTGTACGGCTATACAAATATTCTGGGGTCGCTGCACTACTTCTCGCAGACCCTCATCACCTTTACACCCGAGCATTGGTGAGTGATAATAATGACGTAAGGGTTTCCCTCTAAGGTGTACCTAATTTTTCCTATACAGGTGCTCCCATGTTGACCTCCAGGGTCTCAGTGTCAAGGAGCTTCGCTCTGTGTACTCAAACATTTCCGCCTCATCCTGCACTCCCCTTTTGGGCGTGGTCAATGGCATGGGCGTAGTGGCAGAGGGGCGTGAATGCAAGGATTGGATTTTCAAAAGAGAGAGTGGCTACGAAAGCATTACCACCGAGGTTCCTAATaagaatatattattataatgatTATTTAGTTATACCCCCTTTTTACTTACAGCTCAAATGGGTTTGTGACAAATCCCACCATCCAGCGGTGGGTCAGTCCTTCTTCTTTATGGGATCTGTGGTGGGCACCATTATCTTTGGTTATCTCTCGGATCAAATAGGTCGCCTGCCATCTCTGCTAATGGCCACCTTGTTTGGAGCTACGGGTGACTTTATTACCTCCTTTGTGTACACTCTGCCCTGGTTCGCCTTCTCCAGATTTATGTCGGGACTGTCCACTGATACCATGTACTACCTCATGTATATCTTGGGTaagttatttaaataaaataaattaataaaaatatttattattaatattccCAGTCTTCGAGTACCTGAGCCCCAAGAGCCGAACCTTTGGCCTCAACATCATTTTGGCCATTTTCTACTGTTTTGGACTGATGACCTCCCCCTGGGCCGCCATCTGGATAGGCAACTGGCGTCGCTACCTCTGGCTGGCATCTCTTCCAGCTCTGGGTGTCCTTATATATCCCTTCCTGATCTGCGAAAGTGCCCAGTGGCTGTTGACCAAGAAGAAGTACGATGAGGCGGTGGCCTGCCTAAAGAAGGTGGCCAAGTTCAATGGCCGCCATGTGGAGGAGACTATTTTCGACGAGTTCGTCAAATATTATCGCGAAAGAGCTCAACGAGAATACAAGCTAAATGGTCAGGAGGACACCTTCCTCGCCATGCTGAAAACACCTCGTTTGCGTCGATTTACTTTGACTTTGCTGCTCAAGTCGTAAGTTCTTCCCTTTAAATTAAGTAACCTCCGTGATACCTCTTTCCCTTTTAGAGTCATCATAACGCTCTCTTGTGATGTGATCAATCGCAATATGGAGGGCCTGGGCACCTCGCCCTTCAAGCTCTTTTCCTTTACCTCGATCGTCTATCTGCCCGCGGGAGTGGCCATCCTGCTTCTGCAGAACAAGATCGGCCGCAAGGGCATGGCCTGCTCCGCCCTCTTTGTGGGTGGACTCATCACCACGACGACGGGCTTCCTGATTGCCCACTTGGATCCCACGGAAAACGCCCTACTACTGGCTATCATGGTGGGTCTGGGCCGATTTGGAGCCACAGTCTCCTACGATGCGGAGATCCAATATGCGGCGGAGATCATTCCGACCAGTGTGAGGGGCCAGGCGGTCTCCAACATTCATGTGGTGGGTCTGGCCTCCAGCTCACTGGCCTTCTATGTGATCTACCTGGCCCACTACTACAAGCCCCTCCCCTCGATCTTTATCAGCTGCTTGATGTTTTTCGGTGCCGGACTCTGCCTGACTTTACCAGAAACTTTGAACAAGTAGGTTTATATTACTACATCTTGGTTTGTTATTTATGTCTCCTTTCTTACCAGAAAGCTACCCGAAACCTTGGCGGATGGGGAAAACTTTGCCCTAAACGAGAGCTTCCTATACTTTCCTTGCTTTcacaaaaaagaagaaaatactAAGGATGAATGTGTGTAACTCGAAATGGAAGGGACTTATTTTATAGAAATCATTGTACATGGCACATTGTCATCTGATAAAATATCCTGCCCGAAGACtgattaaatatattttcgaAAGATTAATATAATATCATTCAAACTCAAGGGTAATCTGCACAATCAAAAGAATGAGTTTTGACCctattcaaaaaatatacGGTTTTTTAAACTGAATACTAACTAGAACAGTACCGTCACAACAAAGGTCTATAATTTGCAAACGATAATTTTACCTTACACACTGACATCCaacaaaattatacaaaaGACCACTGATTACAGATGTCAATGCCAAATAACACGCTTTTTAAATAATcactacaacaacaacaaaatctgAAAGCGGACAAACTAAAGCTTATAAAAGaaagatattattttttctatattttctaaGATGTTTTTTTTGCTTAGTCACATAGATAAATGCATTGCAGCCAATTCGAAATAACCATTTTGTAAAGATATAATACACTAAAGGCCTATCTGCTTACAATTTAAACAGGTATGCCTGATTTTACGTCACAAATTAAATCGTTGCTGTAATAACTGTAAATAAACTGCATTGCATGTTTGCAATCACCGAACCCAAAAATCTATATTTATCTCCTCATCATAGTAGTCAGCAATAACAAAGGCCTAAAATTTTGAGCACTCCATCGTCGAAATTATTTGTTCCCAGTAGAATAAGGAGTATGCCTTGCAAATAGAAATAAACTATATATCCTATATAGGCATAATGGGCAAGGGAAAAGTgatgaagcaaattaaaattcTATCAGTCTATTACCACCTAAAATCATTAATTCGCAAGTTTGTTTGCAATAACATCTGTAATGAGTATCCCGCGATTGATACAA
This region of Drosophila subpulchrella strain 33 F10 #4 breed RU33 unplaced genomic scaffold, RU_Dsub_v1.1 Primary Assembly Seq354, whole genome shotgun sequence genomic DNA includes:
- the LOC119559922 gene encoding larval cuticle protein A1A; protein product: MLKISLLSAVLGIAYAGVIGPGPYYGGPAGPGPLHHYGGYGPPNGPLPGPYVAPKPAAPEPYDPEPKYSFGYDIQDGYTGDLKSQHETRHGDVVKGSYSVVDPDGTKRTVDYTADPHHGFNAVVRKEPLAYKAPAHLAPVIAPAPAPAPAHLGYGPAPAPPLPPVPKAPLLSYPLALGPLHRGAPHPGPAPAPAPAPVPVPVAAPVLPSAHFHAAYPALAHSPYAHYPAPAPVDPHAYYHH
- the LOC119560361 gene encoding organic cation transporter-like protein, with the protein product MDFSEVLDKCGNYGRFQVVILLLYGYTNILGSLHYFSQTLITFTPEHWCSHVDLQGLSVKELRSVYSNISASSCTPLLGVVNGMGVVAEGRECKDWIFKRESGYESITTELKWVCDKSHHPAVGQSFFFMGSVVGTIIFGYLSDQIGRLPSLLMATLFGATGDFITSFVYTLPWFAFSRFMSGLSTDTMYYLMYILVFEYLSPKSRTFGLNIILAIFYCFGLMTSPWAAIWIGNWRRYLWLASLPALGVLIYPFLICESAQWLLTKKKYDEAVACLKKVAKFNGRHVEETIFDEFVKYYRERAQREYKLNGQEDTFLAMLKTPRLRRFTLTLLLKSVIITLSCDVINRNMEGLGTSPFKLFSFTSIVYLPAGVAILLLQNKIGRKGMACSALFVGGLITTTTGFLIAHLDPTENALLLAIMVGLGRFGATVSYDAEIQYAAEIIPTSVRGQAVSNIHVVGLASSSLAFYVIYLAHYYKPLPSIFISCLMFFGAGLCLTLPETLNKKLPETLADGENFALNESFLYFPCFHKKEENTKDECV